In the Colwellia sp. 20A7 genome, one interval contains:
- a CDS encoding transglycosylase SLT domain-containing protein, protein MLTRVVPKILLTLAIVSYSFSLQASEPFKITVDKIQQKNFIKAEKLVNKSGSAQYQVLYNQLHYYSLQPYLDQQRLMNKMSLSDAKEISQFLDKYQGTPLDWSLRKKWLTYLANKKQGALYLKDYSLTSNAALVCHQLNFSLQSGVSESEVLPKVTKLWVVGKSQDKACDSLFERWQKAGYRTNDIIWQRISLAADGGKHTLIPYLTKLLPPEQQYLGRLWHKVRRDPSMASKFKNFPNKSAREVEILTYGFKRLIWHSPDIAIRSYNKAKLIFTFTKDQQQQITEKFAVALSSKNHHAAQLWLDKLDVNVLSDSILQRRLSQALKKNDWDQLIIDLAQLPKKHKNDLKWKYWYARALIETNANEPGILLLQELANKRHYYGFLAASYLKKPVNLQNKPLEFSLAEKKQVISYPAAKRAFEFHSLGRHHQARSEWNYLLKKLSNREQLIAAKIANENQWFDRTIFTLVSAGYLDDVDLRFPKAFDKEINFYAKAEKIAPSWAFAIARRESSFMKDAHSPVGAKGLMQLMPNTAKSLKKGRVNNSYLLNAENNIELGTKYLKILLGKNNGNQLLATASYNAGPYRVSTWVNNIESIPADIWIETIPYKETRNYVKSVLAYQEIYQHKPGQVSELFEKVINMTIGG, encoded by the coding sequence ATGCTAACCCGAGTAGTGCCGAAAATATTGTTAACACTGGCTATAGTTAGTTATAGCTTTAGCCTACAGGCGAGTGAGCCATTCAAAATAACAGTAGATAAAATACAACAAAAAAACTTTATTAAAGCAGAAAAACTTGTCAATAAAAGTGGTTCTGCTCAATATCAAGTACTCTATAACCAACTTCATTATTATTCTTTACAACCTTATTTAGATCAACAGCGCTTGATGAACAAAATGAGCTTGTCTGATGCAAAAGAAATATCACAATTTTTAGATAAGTATCAAGGTACGCCTCTTGATTGGTCTTTACGAAAAAAATGGTTAACTTATCTCGCGAATAAGAAGCAAGGTGCCTTGTATTTAAAAGATTATAGCCTGACTTCAAATGCTGCATTAGTGTGCCATCAGTTAAACTTTAGTTTGCAGTCTGGTGTCTCTGAGAGTGAGGTGCTGCCAAAGGTTACTAAATTATGGGTAGTGGGTAAGTCACAAGACAAAGCATGTGATTCTTTATTTGAACGTTGGCAAAAAGCAGGATACCGCACGAATGATATTATTTGGCAGCGTATTAGCTTAGCAGCTGATGGAGGAAAACATACACTCATTCCTTATTTAACTAAATTACTACCGCCTGAGCAGCAATATTTAGGGCGTTTGTGGCATAAAGTTAGACGTGACCCTTCTATGGCAAGCAAATTTAAAAACTTTCCTAATAAATCGGCACGAGAAGTAGAAATACTGACTTATGGTTTTAAACGACTGATATGGCATTCTCCCGATATCGCTATTCGTAGTTATAACAAAGCAAAGTTGATATTTACTTTTACTAAAGATCAACAGCAACAAATAACAGAAAAATTTGCTGTCGCTTTATCATCGAAAAACCACCATGCAGCACAATTATGGCTTGATAAGCTTGATGTTAACGTATTGAGCGATAGTATTCTGCAACGACGATTATCTCAGGCATTAAAGAAAAATGATTGGGATCAATTAATTATAGATTTAGCGCAATTACCTAAAAAGCATAAGAATGATTTAAAGTGGAAGTATTGGTATGCACGGGCTTTAATTGAAACAAATGCAAATGAACCAGGTATTCTTTTATTACAAGAGTTAGCTAATAAACGTCATTATTATGGATTTCTTGCAGCAAGTTATTTAAAGAAACCGGTGAACCTACAAAACAAACCACTTGAGTTTTCTTTAGCTGAAAAAAAACAAGTGATTAGTTATCCTGCCGCTAAACGCGCTTTTGAATTTCATTCTTTAGGGCGCCACCATCAAGCACGTTCAGAGTGGAATTATTTACTTAAGAAATTAAGTAATAGAGAACAATTAATCGCAGCAAAAATAGCGAATGAAAATCAATGGTTTGATAGAACAATTTTTACTTTAGTGAGTGCCGGCTATTTAGATGATGTTGATTTACGTTTTCCTAAAGCGTTTGACAAAGAAATTAATTTTTATGCAAAAGCAGAGAAAATAGCACCTTCGTGGGCGTTTGCTATAGCAAGAAGAGAAAGCTCTTTTATGAAGGATGCTCATTCTCCTGTAGGTGCTAAAGGGCTAATGCAATTAATGCCTAATACGGCAAAAAGCCTTAAAAAGGGAAGGGTCAATAATAGTTACTTATTGAATGCTGAAAATAATATTGAATTAGGCACTAAGTATTTAAAGATTCTTTTGGGTAAAAACAATGGTAACCAGTTGCTTGCTACAGCTTCATATAATGCTGGGCCATATAGAGTGAGTACTTGGGTAAATAATATAGAATCTATTCCAGCAGATATTTGGATTGAGACCATACCTTACAAAGAAACGCGAAACTATGTAAAAAGTGTTTTAGCTTATCAGGAAATATATCAGCATAAACCAGGACAAGTTAGTGAGCTTTTTGAAAAAGTAATTAACATGACCATAGGTGGTTAA
- the pepQ gene encoding Xaa-Pro dipeptidase: protein MTTLTNKLKEEYSAHIDSLQQRTKQALLCEKIEGVVIHSGQEIKAFLDDNAYPFRVNPHFKHWLPLIDVPNCWLIINGEDKPTLIYYQPVDFWHKVIPLAESYWGEFFHIKVLTKASDVDKLLPYDKKDFAYIGSHIEVAKALGFEEINPEPLLNYFHYHRAYKTSYELVCLRESNNLAVTAHNAAKKAFFSGATEYDIQQAYLSAIGYTTNETPYGNIVALNKNCSVLHYMTLDKVAPQTHKSFLIDAGANFHGYAADITRTYSFKRDKFAELIARMDQLMLNAVEGLKPGVSYVDLHIATYREIAQVLVEFDFIKVSADTAVESGIVSTFFPHGLGHHLGLQVHDVGSFMADERGTHINSPEKHPFLRTSRIIEAGQVFTIEPGLYFVDSLLSTLKDSKNSDQVNWEKVDSMRDFGGIRIEDNIIVHQSHNENMTRDLGLN from the coding sequence ATGACTACATTAACCAACAAGTTAAAAGAAGAGTATTCAGCACATATTGACAGTTTACAACAACGAACAAAACAAGCGTTGTTATGTGAAAAAATTGAAGGTGTGGTGATTCATTCAGGCCAAGAAATTAAAGCTTTTCTTGATGATAATGCTTACCCATTTAGAGTAAACCCTCACTTTAAACATTGGCTACCTTTAATTGATGTGCCTAATTGCTGGCTTATTATAAATGGTGAAGATAAGCCAACGCTTATTTATTATCAACCTGTCGATTTTTGGCATAAAGTAATCCCGTTAGCTGAAAGTTATTGGGGTGAATTTTTTCATATTAAAGTACTTACTAAAGCAAGCGATGTAGATAAATTATTACCTTATGATAAAAAAGACTTTGCTTATATTGGTAGTCATATTGAAGTGGCAAAAGCGTTAGGGTTTGAAGAAATTAATCCTGAGCCGTTATTAAACTACTTTCATTATCACCGTGCTTATAAAACATCATATGAACTAGTGTGCTTGCGTGAGTCTAATAACTTGGCTGTAACAGCACATAATGCCGCAAAAAAAGCATTTTTCAGTGGCGCTACAGAGTATGATATTCAACAAGCTTACCTTAGCGCTATAGGCTATACGACTAATGAAACGCCGTATGGCAATATTGTCGCACTAAATAAAAATTGCTCAGTTTTACATTATATGACGCTAGATAAAGTGGCCCCGCAAACACATAAATCATTTCTAATTGATGCAGGTGCAAACTTTCATGGTTACGCTGCTGATATAACGCGTACGTATTCTTTTAAGCGAGATAAGTTTGCCGAGTTGATCGCCCGCATGGATCAATTAATGCTTAATGCTGTTGAAGGCTTGAAGCCAGGTGTAAGCTATGTAGATTTACATATTGCTACCTATAGAGAAATTGCACAGGTGTTAGTCGAGTTCGATTTTATTAAAGTAAGTGCAGATACTGCTGTTGAGTCGGGTATTGTAAGTACCTTTTTCCCTCATGGGCTAGGACATCATTTAGGTTTGCAAGTACACGATGTTGGCAGTTTTATGGCAGATGAACGTGGTACTCATATTAACTCTCCTGAGAAACATCCTTTTTTACGTACTTCAAGAATCATTGAAGCAGGGCAGGTTTTTACAATAGAACCTGGACTATATTTTGTTGATTCTTTACTTAGCACATTAAAAGACTCAAAAAATAGTGATCAAGTTAACTGGGAAAAAGTTGATAGTATGCGTGATTTTGGTGGAATTCGTATTGAAGATAACATCATTGTTCATCAATCGCATAATGAAAATATGACCCGTGACTTAGGCTTGAACTAG
- a CDS encoding YigZ family protein, with protein sequence MTKPYQIAVNDVEHETFVNRSRFICYLSSCTSIEEAKAQVKQRQLEHPQASHHCYAFLTKAADDSLGYGYSDDGEPSGTAGKPMLAVLQGGGIGQVCAVVVRYFGGTKLGTGGLQRAYGDSVRQALVFLQSKTKIAMAAKTLACQYSQVDDVLHIISQVEGQVIEQEYLQTVQFKLLLPQAELALVEHKLQTLSAGQLKLYSSDTL encoded by the coding sequence ATGACAAAGCCTTATCAAATAGCGGTTAACGATGTTGAACATGAAACATTTGTTAACCGTAGTCGGTTTATTTGTTATTTGTCATCCTGTACTAGTATTGAAGAAGCAAAGGCGCAAGTTAAGCAAAGGCAACTTGAGCATCCTCAAGCCAGTCACCATTGTTATGCTTTTTTAACCAAAGCAGCAGATGATAGCTTAGGTTATGGCTATTCTGATGATGGCGAACCAAGTGGCACCGCTGGTAAACCTATGCTGGCGGTTTTACAAGGTGGTGGCATTGGGCAAGTTTGTGCTGTAGTTGTACGATATTTTGGTGGCACTAAACTAGGTACTGGTGGTTTACAGCGAGCTTATGGTGATAGTGTTCGCCAAGCGCTTGTGTTTTTACAATCGAAAACTAAAATAGCGATGGCGGCAAAAACTTTAGCGTGTCAATATAGCCAAGTTGATGATGTATTGCATATAATTAGCCAAGTAGAAGGTCAGGTTATTGAGCAAGAATATTTACAAACAGTGCAGTTTAAACTCTTGTTACCACAAGCTGAATTAGCTTTGGTTGAACATAAATTGCAAACACTGTCGGCAGGTCAATTAAAATTATACTCTTCTGATACCTTGTAG
- a CDS encoding TrkH family potassium uptake protein: MQYKNIIRILGLLVALLSVTMLPPAMVSMIYRDGGGVPFLMGFLCCLFTGFLAWYPFRGEKTDLKSREGFLIVVLFWLVLASFSAIPLILLDQPSLSVTDAFFESFSGLTTTGATILNRIDGLPHAVLWYRQQLQWLGGMGIIVLAVAVLPMLGIGGMQLYRAEIPGPVKDSKMTPRIADTAKHLWYIYLSLTVACAAAYWLAGMSVFDAICHSFSTVAIGGFSTHDASMGYFNSPTINLVCVFFLIIASVNFALHYAVVQSKSLRNYFADPEFKAFLAIQIVLTLICFTVLMTSGTYQDADKAFDQALFQSVSISTTAGFSTTSFADWPTLLPLLLIFSSFIGGCAASTAGGMKVVRVLLLYLQGLRELNKLVHPRAIFKIKMGKKVLPDRVVEAVWGFFSAYAAVFVICMLLLLATGMDDITAFTAVAAAINNLGPGLGEVAANFSGIGDASKWVLIMAMLFGRLEIFTLLVLFTPGFWRT, translated from the coding sequence GTGCAATATAAAAATATTATTCGAATTTTAGGTTTGTTAGTCGCACTACTCAGTGTCACTATGCTTCCGCCTGCCATGGTGTCTATGATCTATCGTGATGGTGGCGGTGTACCTTTTTTAATGGGCTTTTTATGTTGCCTGTTTACCGGTTTTTTAGCTTGGTATCCTTTTAGGGGGGAAAAAACCGATCTAAAATCTCGAGAAGGTTTCTTGATTGTGGTGTTATTTTGGTTAGTACTTGCTAGCTTCTCCGCTATTCCTCTTATCTTATTAGATCAGCCATCATTGTCAGTGACTGATGCATTTTTTGAATCATTCTCAGGTTTAACGACGACAGGGGCGACCATTTTAAATCGTATTGATGGTTTACCTCATGCCGTGTTGTGGTATCGCCAGCAGTTACAGTGGTTAGGTGGTATGGGGATTATTGTATTAGCTGTTGCGGTATTACCTATGTTAGGTATTGGTGGTATGCAGCTATATCGAGCAGAGATTCCTGGCCCAGTAAAAGATTCAAAGATGACACCAAGAATAGCCGATACAGCAAAGCATTTATGGTATATCTATTTATCATTAACAGTTGCTTGTGCAGCAGCGTATTGGTTGGCGGGTATGTCAGTATTTGACGCTATTTGTCATTCATTTTCCACTGTTGCCATTGGAGGGTTTTCTACTCACGATGCCAGCATGGGGTATTTTAACAGCCCCACGATTAACTTGGTTTGTGTGTTCTTCTTAATTATTGCGAGTGTAAATTTCGCCCTACATTACGCTGTGGTTCAAAGTAAATCCCTTAGAAACTATTTTGCTGACCCAGAATTTAAAGCGTTTCTTGCTATACAAATTGTACTAACTCTTATTTGTTTTACAGTATTAATGACGTCTGGCACTTATCAAGATGCAGATAAAGCATTTGACCAAGCCTTATTTCAATCTGTTTCAATTAGTACAACAGCAGGCTTCTCAACCACTTCATTTGCCGATTGGCCAACACTTTTACCTTTGTTACTGATTTTTTCGAGTTTTATTGGTGGTTGTGCAGCGAGTACCGCTGGCGGTATGAAGGTAGTGAGGGTATTACTACTGTACTTACAAGGTTTACGTGAGCTAAATAAGTTAGTACATCCCAGGGCTATTTTTAAGATTAAAATGGGTAAAAAGGTATTGCCAGATCGTGTTGTAGAAGCTGTTTGGGGCTTCTTTTCTGCCTATGCTGCAGTATTTGTTATTTGTATGTTATTACTATTAGCAACTGGTATGGATGATATTACTGCATTTACAGCTGTTGCTGCTGCCATTAACAACCTTGGTCCAGGATTAGGGGAGGTTGCCGCTAACTTCTCAGGTATTGGGGATGCGAGCAAGTGGGTGTTAATTATGGCAATGCTATTTGGACGCTTAGAAATATTTACTTTATTAGTACTCTTTACTCCTGGGTTTTGGCGTACATAA
- the trkA gene encoding Trk system potassium transporter TrkA, whose product MKIIIVGAGQVGGTLAENLVGENNDISVVDVDGEKLRELQDRMDLKVVTGQGCHPDVLRNAGAEDADMVIAVTSDDATNMITCQICSSLFNTHKKIARIRSNQILKHSKQLFHKLHIPIDHVIAPEELVTRDIARLIDYPGALQVLEFASGRVSLVAVKAYYGGLLVGHALSTLRDHIPNVDTRVAAIYRDGKPIRPLGTTVIEADDEVFFIAASIHIRAVMNELQKLEPAYKRIMIVGGGNIGAGLASILEDNHQVKLIERSATRAAELTSELNNTLVFQGDSSDIELLTEENIDQFDVFIAVTNDDEANIMSSLLAKKLGVRKTMVLIQRDAYVELVHGGAIDIAISPQQATISALLTHVRRGTIDNVYSLRGGAAEAIEIVAKGDEKSSKVVGRSVQNIKLPPGTTIGAIVRGIEVLIAHSNTLIEEEDHVILFLVNKRYIGDVERLFQVSATYF is encoded by the coding sequence ATGAAAATAATAATAGTCGGTGCAGGCCAAGTAGGTGGAACTTTAGCGGAAAACCTTGTTGGTGAAAATAACGATATATCTGTTGTTGATGTTGACGGAGAAAAACTTCGTGAGCTACAAGACAGAATGGATCTTAAAGTTGTCACTGGCCAAGGCTGTCATCCAGACGTATTAAGAAACGCGGGTGCTGAAGATGCTGACATGGTTATCGCTGTTACTTCAGACGATGCCACGAATATGATCACTTGCCAAATTTGTTCTTCTTTATTTAATACTCATAAAAAAATAGCTCGTATTCGCTCAAACCAAATATTAAAACATTCAAAGCAATTATTTCATAAGCTACACATTCCTATTGATCATGTTATTGCACCTGAAGAATTAGTTACCCGTGATATAGCTCGCTTAATTGATTATCCAGGCGCATTACAAGTATTAGAATTTGCTAGTGGTCGTGTTAGCTTAGTAGCAGTAAAAGCCTATTATGGTGGTTTACTTGTTGGCCATGCATTATCAACATTAAGAGACCATATACCCAATGTTGATACCCGTGTTGCTGCCATTTATCGAGATGGCAAGCCTATCCGCCCTCTAGGTACTACTGTTATTGAAGCAGATGATGAGGTGTTTTTCATTGCCGCAAGTATTCACATACGGGCAGTGATGAATGAACTACAAAAACTAGAGCCTGCCTATAAACGAATAATGATTGTTGGTGGCGGTAATATCGGCGCTGGTTTAGCGAGTATTCTAGAAGATAATCATCAAGTTAAATTAATAGAGCGTTCTGCAACAAGGGCTGCTGAGCTAACGTCTGAACTTAATAACACCCTAGTATTTCAAGGCGACTCTTCAGATATAGAGTTATTAACAGAAGAAAATATAGACCAATTCGATGTATTTATTGCTGTAACTAATGATGATGAAGCTAATATCATGTCTTCATTACTTGCTAAAAAGCTTGGTGTTCGAAAAACAATGGTACTTATTCAGCGTGATGCCTATGTTGAGCTAGTCCATGGTGGCGCTATTGATATAGCCATTTCACCACAACAAGCCACAATTTCTGCGTTACTCACTCATGTAAGACGAGGTACTATTGATAATGTGTATAGCTTACGTGGTGGTGCAGCTGAAGCGATTGAAATTGTTGCCAAAGGAGATGAGAAATCTTCAAAAGTAGTTGGGCGCTCAGTTCAAAATATCAAGTTACCGCCGGGTACAACTATTGGTGCAATTGTTAGAGGTATAGAGGTGTTAATAGCTCACTCTAATACACTAATAGAAGAAGAAGACCATGTTATCCTCTTTCTCGTTAATAAACGTTACATTGGTGATGTGGAAAGGTTATTCCAAGTTAGTGCAACGTATTTCTAA
- the rsmB gene encoding 16S rRNA (cytosine(967)-C(5))-methyltransferase RsmB: MTITAPKTNNQKLVNIRALAAKCCYSVIDQGRSLGDELPKQQDKALAKDKGLLQEICYGVMRYLPELENDVRGLMQKPLTGKQRVFHFLLLVGVYQIKYMRIPDHAAVSETVAATGTLKNRHMKALVNAVLRNFVRATEKSGVTESTIPDSTLPISIQYNHPSWFIKKVQEAYPDKWQQILTANQQKPPMWLRANQRCHDSASYQKLLAAEEISINSVDPLSQGIELTHPIDVLKLPGFEQGWISVQDGAAQQAARLLDCKPGDVVLDSCAAPGGKTCHILEQYPEIASMTAIDIEASRLVRVQENLTRLNVEATVIAADAANSQTWWQGQYFDRILLDVPCSATGVIRRHPDIKWLRKASDIDALVILQQQILKETWSLLKPGGTLLYATCSILPQENNEQIEHFIKNNTDAKLVPIDGEKNQTEGTIGWQLLPGENNMDGFYYAKLLKVEA; this comes from the coding sequence ATGACTATTACAGCCCCAAAAACAAATAATCAAAAACTAGTTAACATTCGAGCATTAGCGGCTAAATGTTGTTATAGCGTTATTGATCAAGGACGTAGTTTAGGTGATGAGCTCCCAAAACAGCAAGACAAAGCGTTAGCGAAAGATAAAGGCTTATTACAAGAGATTTGTTATGGCGTAATGCGCTACTTACCTGAATTAGAAAATGATGTTCGTGGTTTAATGCAAAAACCCTTAACGGGAAAACAGCGTGTATTTCATTTTCTATTATTAGTTGGTGTTTATCAGATAAAATATATGCGTATACCTGATCATGCGGCTGTCAGTGAAACTGTAGCGGCAACAGGTACGCTTAAAAATCGTCATATGAAAGCATTAGTGAATGCTGTTTTGCGTAATTTTGTTCGTGCTACAGAAAAAAGCGGAGTAACTGAATCTACAATACCAGATTCAACACTTCCTATTTCAATACAATACAACCACCCAAGCTGGTTTATTAAAAAAGTACAAGAAGCTTATCCTGATAAGTGGCAACAAATACTTACCGCAAACCAGCAAAAGCCGCCGATGTGGTTGAGAGCAAATCAGCGCTGTCACGATAGTGCAAGTTATCAAAAACTATTAGCCGCTGAAGAAATATCAATTAATTCTGTTGACCCATTAAGCCAGGGTATCGAACTTACACACCCTATTGATGTGTTAAAGCTACCAGGCTTTGAACAAGGTTGGATATCGGTACAAGATGGCGCGGCTCAGCAAGCTGCACGTTTATTAGACTGTAAACCAGGTGATGTAGTACTCGACTCTTGTGCAGCACCCGGTGGGAAAACTTGCCATATATTAGAGCAATATCCTGAAATAGCGTCAATGACCGCAATTGACATAGAAGCTAGCCGTTTAGTTAGAGTACAAGAAAACCTTACACGTTTAAATGTAGAAGCTACCGTTATTGCCGCCGATGCTGCAAATTCACAAACATGGTGGCAGGGACAATACTTTGACCGTATTTTATTAGATGTACCTTGTTCGGCAACAGGTGTAATTCGTCGTCACCCTGATATAAAGTGGTTACGCAAAGCAAGTGACATAGACGCATTAGTTATTTTACAACAGCAAATTTTAAAAGAAACATGGTCTTTACTCAAGCCCGGTGGTACTTTACTTTACGCTACTTGTAGTATTTTACCGCAAGAAAATAACGAACAAATAGAACACTTTATTAAAAATAACACTGATGCAAAATTAGTTCCTATTGATGGCGAGAAAAATCAAACTGAAGGAACCATCGGTTGGCAATTATTGCCTGGTGAAAATAATATGGATGGTTTTTATTACGCTAAACTATTAAAAGTAGAAGCTTAA
- the fmt gene encoding methionyl-tRNA formyltransferase: MLKPLNIIFAGTPDFAAQHLAALINSQHNVVAVYCPPDKPAGRGKKLTACATKLLALENNLPVEQPVNFKEASDQQQLGQYNADVMVVVAYGLLLPEVILTTPQLGCINVHGSLLPKWRGAAPIQRSLEAGDSKTGVTIMQMDKGLDTGDMILTAECTIENSDTSASLYEKLAQLGPNALVDTLALMTTGAHKAITQNNDLATYAHKLDKNEAEIDWNLTAHELDRKIRAYIPWPVAQFTFTENSQHNKQHRIRIWQASVKEMKTTQPIGSIISVDKEGIVVATAKGAICLEVLQLPNKKALPIKDILNGRADWFTVGANINGTDINSVVS, encoded by the coding sequence TTGTTAAAGCCATTAAATATCATTTTTGCTGGAACACCCGACTTTGCTGCCCAACATTTAGCAGCCCTTATTAATAGCCAACATAATGTTGTTGCTGTTTATTGCCCGCCAGATAAACCTGCCGGACGTGGTAAAAAATTAACAGCCTGTGCCACTAAGTTATTAGCACTTGAAAATAACTTACCTGTTGAGCAACCTGTTAATTTTAAAGAGGCAAGTGATCAACAGCAATTAGGACAATATAATGCGGATGTTATGGTAGTGGTCGCATACGGCCTATTACTTCCAGAAGTTATTCTTACTACACCACAGTTAGGTTGTATTAATGTACATGGTTCATTACTTCCTAAATGGCGAGGCGCTGCACCTATTCAACGTTCGTTAGAAGCTGGCGATTCAAAAACGGGTGTCACCATTATGCAAATGGATAAAGGTCTTGATACTGGTGATATGATTTTAACGGCAGAATGCACCATTGAAAATAGCGATACAAGTGCTAGCCTTTATGAAAAGTTAGCTCAACTTGGGCCAAACGCATTAGTTGATACCTTAGCATTAATGACTACAGGTGCGCATAAAGCGATTACGCAAAATAATGATCTAGCTACCTATGCACATAAACTAGATAAAAACGAAGCGGAAATAGACTGGAATTTAACAGCGCATGAATTAGATAGAAAAATTCGAGCTTACATTCCTTGGCCAGTAGCACAATTTACATTTACTGAAAATTCTCAGCATAACAAGCAACATCGTATTCGAATTTGGCAGGCATCAGTTAAAGAAATGAAAACAACTCAACCAATTGGTAGCATCATCTCTGTAGATAAAGAAGGGATTGTTGTCGCCACAGCTAAAGGCGCCATTTGTTTAGAGGTTTTACAATTACCAAATAAAAAAGCCCTCCCGATTAAAGATATACTAAACGGTCGAGCTGATTGGTTTACAGTAGGTGCTAATATCAACGGTACAGATATTAATAGTGTTGTGAGCTAA
- the def gene encoding peptide deformylase translates to MTILTVLRFPDPRLKTKAKPVSEITDDTLTIIDDMLETMYDEKGVGLAATQVDIHQRIVVMDVSENGDQPIVLINPEIINKGDETVINEEGCLSVPGIYAKVNRHTTCTVKALNRAGEEFTLDGEELLSICIQHELDHLNGVLFVDYLSPLKRQRIKLKLEKEERLDKANA, encoded by the coding sequence ATGACTATATTAACTGTATTACGTTTTCCAGATCCTCGTTTAAAAACAAAGGCTAAGCCTGTAAGTGAAATTACAGACGACACACTAACCATTATAGATGACATGCTAGAAACCATGTATGACGAAAAAGGAGTTGGTCTAGCAGCCACTCAAGTTGATATTCATCAACGTATCGTTGTAATGGATGTTTCTGAAAATGGTGACCAACCAATCGTATTGATTAATCCAGAAATAATTAATAAAGGCGATGAAACGGTCATAAATGAAGAGGGCTGTTTATCTGTCCCTGGTATTTATGCAAAAGTGAACCGTCACACAACTTGTACCGTGAAAGCTTTAAACAGAGCTGGTGAAGAATTTACACTTGATGGTGAAGAATTGTTAAGTATTTGTATTCAGCACGAGCTTGATCATTTGAATGGTGTTTTGTTTGTCGATTATTTATCGCCACTAAAACGTCAACGCATAAAATTAAAGCTAGAAAAAGAAGAACGTTTAGATAAAGCCAACGCTTAA